One Bacteroidota bacterium genomic window, CGGTCACCGCCCTGAAGGCGGTCGGGCCGGAGATCGTCTGCACTGATCCTCCGAATATGATCGTTGCGCTCGCGTTCCCGTTGTAGGCGCCCGAGTTGATCCAGTTCCCCGTGAGCAGGACGTTCTTCCCCGAATGGTTGATGGTGCCGTTGGCTCCGATGGTAATATTTCCCGAGACGGTCAGCCCTTTGGAAATCGTGAGGACCGAAACCTTGACGCCTGCGCCGATCGTGAGTGACTTGCAAAAGGACCCGGACGCGGTCAGCTTCGGCTGATTGGCGCCTGTGAAGCTGGCGTCGCCGATGATTGCGTCGACCGTGGGAGTGGGAACTCCGTTTGTCCAATTGGAGGCTCTGCTCCAGTCGATGCTGGTCGTGCCTTTCCAGGAAGTTTGGGAAATACTCAATGCAGGAACTGCCAGCAGCACGATCAGAAGAATCAGTCCCATATTTTTCATGCGATCTCCATTATTAAGAAGTTATATGTCTTATTTGAACTACAATCTTAGCTAAATCCCATAACATAATCAAGTTTTAAAGAGAGGTATTGATTGCTCCGACCCTTCGAATTCTGATCAATTTCATCATTCTGACGCAGATCACGCTCCCAGGGTGCGCCGCCGCACGGGCATCGGGAATCGGAGCCCGTACCTCCGTAGATTAGTAGAGAGGCCGATCATTGGCTCTATTCGATTAAGTCTCTTAATCGCTTCAAATTGACAGTGTTTTCGCACGGATAATGCGGTATTGTACCATTAGAAAGGTGGCCATGAAACTCCCGACATCGCTTGGAAAACTGATAGCTCTCATACTGACTTACGTATCAACCGGGCTGGCGCTCGATCAGCTGGACGTTCTGACCCAGTACGGGCACGACGCGTGGAACGAGGAGAGAGGGTTGCCGCAGAGCTCCGTTTCCAGTATCGTCCAGACACCCGATGGGTATCTCTGGCTCGGCACGCAGGAAGGTTTGGCGCGATTCGACGGCGTCAAATTCGACGTGTATGATAAGAGCAAAACGAGCGCGATGAGGAGCAACTTTGTTTCGTGCCTCCTTGTAGCCCGGGACAGTACGCTCTGGTTCGGCACAAAAGGGGGCGGATTCAATAGCTACAAAAACGGAGTCTTTAAGAACTTTTCAACCAACGACACGTTGCCGGGCGGTTCCGTCGTCTCACTTCTGCAAACAAAGGACGGTGCCATCTGGATCGGAACAATGGGCGATGGGCTCATACGCTACAAGGAGAATCAGTTCAGAAAGTTCACCAGGGAGGACGGCCTTATCTATTTGTCGATCTTCGGCTTGTGCGAGGACCGCGATGGGACCGTCTGGGTAGGGGCGCCGAGGGGCCTGTCCAAATATCAGAACGGGAAGTTTACAATCTGCGGAGCTGCGGAGGGTTTTCCCGGCGGATTCGTGACGGTGATTCATGAGGACCGTTCCGGCATCCTGTGGATCGGGCTCGAGAATGGAGGCCTGGTTCGTAACAGCCATGGCGTCTATACGACGTTCTCGATCAAAGACGGCCTGTCGTCAAACAGCGTCATGTCGCTCTGCGACGATCCGCAGGGGAATCTCTGGATCGGAACCAGAGGCGGGGGAATCAACAGGCTGACAGGGAAAGTCTTTTCCTCCTATTCGAGCAAGGAGGGCCTGGTGAGCGATGCGGTGATCTCCGTCTTCGTCGACAGGGAAGGGAGTCTCTGGTTCGGTACCGACGGAGGTGGGCTCAACCGGTTTAAGGAGACCAAGTTCAGGGCATATGGCAAGGAGGAAGGATTGGCGAGCGATTTTGTTATGCCGATCGTGGAAGATTCCCGGGGTGACGTCTGGGTCGGGACGAGCGGGTCCGGCCTGAGCCGTTACAGAGACGGCAAGTTTACATGCTTCACGACAAAGGAAGGTTTGTCCAGCAACTCCATCCACGCGCTCTATGCCGGCGACCAAGGGACTCTTTGGGTCGGCACATCCGGGGGAGGGCTCAACAGATACGACGGCAGGAAGTTCGTCCGCTACGATACATCCGCCGGCCTCTCGAACAATTTTGTATCATCGATCTGCGGGGGATCCCGCGGCGAGGTCTGGGTCGGGACGCGGTACGGGTTGGATTGCTTTCAGGGCGGGAAATGGAAGACGTTTACGATGGAAAACGGTCTGTCGAGCAATTTTGTCAATTGCCTTCTCCCGGCGTCCGGAGGCGGGCTCTGGATCGGCACGTCGGGCGGGGGGTTGGACTTTTACGACGGCTCAAAATTTACGAACTACACCAGAAACCGCCTCATCGACGATGCCGTCATCTGGACCATGTATGAGGATACGGACGGAGTCCTCTGGGTCGGCACGAACGGCCATGGTCTCTACAGGTTAAAGGACGGGAAAAGCGTGGCGATCACCACAAGTCAGGGCCTCTTCGACGACATGGTCTTCTCCATCCTGGAAGACGGAAGCCACAACCTTTGGATGAGTTGCAACAAGGGGATTTTCCGGGTCAGCAAGAGAGATCTTGACGCCTTCGCCGGGGGAGCGATCGAGCGCGTCACCTGCGTCTCGTACGGAAAAGCCGACGGCATGAGGAGCCGGGAATGCAACGGAGCGTTCCAACCCGCCGCCTGCAAGACCCGGGCCGGGGAATTCTGGTTTCCGACCATCAAGGGTGCGGTCACGGTCGATCCGGAACATCTGAAATTGAACCCCTATCCTCCGGAAGTTTCGATCGAATCGGCGATACTTGATCAGGAACCGGTCGATCCGGCGCGAGCAGTCGAACTGACCCCTGAGCACGGAACGTATGAGTTTCACTACACCGGCCTCAGTTTCACCGCGCCTGAGTTTGTCCGGTTCAAGTACAAGCTTGAAGGATTCGACGCCGATTGGGTCGATGCCGGATTCCGAAGGTCTGCGTACTATACCAACCTGAAGCCCGGGACCTACACGTTTCGAGTCATGGCTTCGAATAGCGACGGCGTCTGGAGCGAGTCGGGCGCGTCATGCGGATTCACAGTGTTGCCGACCTTTTCACAGACCCCGTTCTTTTTCACTCTGTGTGCGCTGGGCGCGCTCCTTGTCATTTTTGGAATCCACAGCTACCGCCTGCGGTGGGTGCGATCGAGAGAATTAACGCTCCTGGTCGACAGGAGAACCAGCGATCTTAGAGACGAAAAGGAGCGGAGCGAGGCCGCTTACCTGAGCATCAAATCCGCGCAGGAAAAAATCCGGGAACAGGAAGCGCTTCTTGACAAGGCGCAGGAGGCGATCTTCGTCCAGGGTCTCGACGGCGTCATCCAATTCTGGAACCAGGGCGCGGCCCGATTATACGGTTACCCGGCCGGGACGGCAGTCGGAAAAGACGCCGCAACCCTGCTGCACGATGAACCCCCCGAGCTCGTTTCGAAGGCATGCCGGGAAGTCATCGAACGCGGAGAATGGCGGGGAGAGCTTCAACAGCTGACCAGGGATAAGAAGCCGCTCATCATCGAGAGCCGCTGGAGTCTTGTGCGCGACGAGGAAACCGGAGCTCCGAAGTCGGTTCTCGTCATCAACAACGACGTGACGGAAGAGAAAAAAATGGAAGCGCAATTTCTGCGCACACAGCGGATGCAGAGCCTTGGGACGCTCGCGGGCGGCATCGCGCACGATCTGAACAACGTTCTTGCGCCCATCCTCCTCTCGATCGAGGTCTTGAGGATAAAAGCGACGGACGAATCAAGCCTCCGGGCGCTCCAGACGCTGGAGGTAAGCGCACAGCGCGGGGCCGGAATCATCAAGCAGGTGCTGGCGTTCTCGAGGGGAGTCGAGGGGGAACGGGGTCTTGTGGAACTGAAGTACGTGGTCTCCGAACTCGAGAAAATTGTGAAGGATACCTTCCCCCGTTCGATCAGGATCTCGACCCACGTTCCGAAGGACTTGTGGCAGGTCTCGGGCGACGCCACGCAACTCTATCAGGTGCTGATGAATCTCTGCGTGAACGCCCGTGATGCGATGCCCGATGGGGGGGAACTCGCCATCCGTCTTGAGAACCGGTTCCTCGACGAGTTCTACGCGAGGACACATCAGGATGCGCACTCCGGGAATTATCTCGTGATGTCCGTTTCCGATACCGGGACGGGAATACCGCGTGAAGTACTTGACAAGATATTTGAGCCCTTCTTCACGACGAAAGAACTCGGAAAGGGGACCGGGCTGGGTCTCTCGACGGCGATCGGCATCCTCAAGAGCCATGGAGGATTCGTCAACGTCTACAGCGAAGTCGGCCACGGGACAAAATTCGACGTCTATCTGCCGGCTACCGGTGCGCCTGCGGAAAAGGCGGCGGTATTGCACGACAAGATGCCCCTGCCGCGCGGCAACGGCGAGCTCGTTCTCGTCGTGGATGACGAGCCGGCGATCCGGGATATCAACGCGTCGATGCTGAAGAACTACGGATACGAGGTCATCCTTGCGGGAGACGGGGCGGAAGCCGTCAAGATGATGAGCGCCTACAAAGGAAGGGTCAAAATCGTCATCACCGATATGATGATGCCGGTGATGGACGGATCGGCGGCGATAAAGCGGATACGGGAGATCGACGCGTCGATCAGAATCGTCGCCATGAGCGGGCTCATGGGTGATCAGAAGATCTCCGAGATCGGGGACACCAAGAATGTGAAGTTCCTCCAGAAGCCGTTTACGACCGAACGCCTGTTGCGAACGCTGCAGGAGACGATGGCACATAATTAGGCGTGCGGTTTGATCGCCTGCATCCGCGTGACATAAGCTTCCCGATCCGCGGTGGTGTTTCAATTTGGCCGAACGCCTCTCCACCTCGTCATGCTGACATGCTCCTGGTCAGCACCTTTCAACTCTTTTATAAAGATCCCGACCTAAAACATGTCGGGATGACGAGAGAAGATGAAACTGCGGCCCTACTCGTTCCTCGGGCCGCTTGAATCTCCCCGGGCGGATCGTTATCTTCTGTCCAACTCCGTTATCGCCCACAGCTCAGCCCGGGTCTAAAAATGTTCGTCGGACATTATGGCGTGAGTTTCGCCGTCAAGAGCGTCGACCGCAAAATTCCTCTCTGGCTCCTCTTCCTCGCTGTCCAATTTGTCGATCTCCTCTGGGGGATATTTGTCCTGGTCGGGATCGAGAAGGTGCGGATCGTTCCGGGAATCACTGCATCGAGTCCGCTCGATCTTTACTACATGCCGTACACGCACAGCCTGATCGGAGCGATCGGGTGGTCGGTGCTGGCTGCCGCCGCCTACAAAATCTCATCAAGAGCAGGGGTTTCCCGAAAGGCGGCCATCTATCTGGGACTGGCGGTCTTCTCTCATTGGGTGTTGGACTTCGTGGTTCATCGTCCCGATCTTTCCCTCTATGATGATACCCTCAAAGTCGGACTCGGGCTCTGGAACTTCCGGTATCTCGCGTTCGGCCTGGAAGCGGTCGTTTTATTCGGCGGGATCTTCCTGTTTCTCCGCAATAACGCAGGCATATCGAGGCGCGGCCGGTATGGCGTGATCATATTCGCACTCGCCATGATCCTGATGCAAGGGATGATAACGTTCGTGGGGCGCCCGGCCGACTCGGACAAAGCTGTCGCGATCAGCGCTCTCGCGTCCTACGTGGCTTTCGCTGGCATTGCCTTCTTGTTCGATAAGAAAAAAAGGACAATATGAAGCTGACAAAACTGATGTGACCCCTCAATTCAAGCATCTCTGAGATACTGCGCCCGATTGATTCTGAGTCAAAAAGGGTCTACTTTGGTGAGGAATCCAACTCTAGCGATTGGGGGCGGGCGGTCTCTCCGCCGTGCGAAACATGTTCTTATCTCAATGAGGGCCAAGTGAAGATGAGCGTCAAACCTCGACCCAATCACCGGGTCTATCTCCGGATTTTGCGAAAGATGTCTCCAGAGCAACGCTTGCTCAAGGCTTTCGAGCTGACCGAATTTAGCAGGAAGCTCTTCATACAAGGGCTGAGGAGGCGCTTCCCTGACCTGTCGGAATCGGATTTCCGGAAACTTCTGCCTCAACGCCTCGATAAATGTCACAACAGGAACTACTGAAACAGGTTACACAGTCACTGGATACCTTGAACTTGAGGTTGGGGATCTCTGGGTGCGTCTGGAGGACGAAGCGGAGGCCGAATAGCAATCAGGGCGGCGGAGCGGAAAATCAAGTGCGCCCAGAGGGAGTTGAACCCCCAACCCTCAGATCCGAAGTCTGATGCTCTATCCAATTGAGCTATGGGCGCGGTGAGAGTGAAATGAAAAGTAATGAAATTCCGGGTTAGCTCCAAGAGGATCTTCTTTTCATTCTCGTTCCGCCGCGGAGCGGCGGAAAGCGAAGTGGGGCGCCCCGCGCCCCCGGCCGCGGAGCGGCCGGGATATCCGTTCCCACGCAGAGCGTGGGAACGAGAAGAAATTGACTGCTCCGAAATTTATTTGCGCTGAATGAGGTTATAGGGATGAAAGTTACATGTTGCGTAGTTCTGCTACATCTGATTCTGGTCTTTGAGATGATCCAGCCTGGATGCAAAGAACAAGATATTCTTCCTCCTCCCCCACCCGGACCTGCATGGAGGGTGTTCCATAAATCCGATACCACGTTGCTCGACAACAAGATTAACGCAATTACAGTTGCCTTGGATGGAAGTGTTTGGATATCTACGGATCTTGGCGCGTCTTACTTTCAGCGAGGCTCGTGGGGATGGGTCCGGGATTCTCTCTATGGTTACCGGGTGAATTCGATCGTTGAAGCGAAAGATCGCAGTATCTGGTTTTGTTTGAGCGGAGGTGGTGTAATGCGCTATCGTCCCTTTGCCCTGTCGGGTGCGATATGGCAACGGTTCACCGAGCCTGACCTAATTTACGATGTGGTGAACTCAAGCGCAGCAGACCGGTCCGCACGAACCCAATATGGCGAATTGTGGTTCACCTCAGTTTTCGGCATCAGCCGCTTCGTTCAGACTTCAACCGAAAGTGGAAGCTGGTTCAAGTACAGTCAAAATGACTCCGGCCAGCACGTGTCTCAATTTCCAACGAACAGTTTCTTGGTTGCTCTCACTAAGCCTGATGACAATACCATATGGTTCGGGGCGGAAAAGGGTGGGGCGGTCTTTGTTACGTATGGCCTTGCAAATCTTCAATGGAATGTCCTTGGCCCTCTCTTCGGAGACCCAAGGGTAATTTCTATAGGTTTTGATCTATTCCAACACGTCTGGATTGGTAGGGATGCAGGTGGTGTCTCAACAATTGATTTCAAGACTTATACATGGACAGAGTACAACAGTCAGACCACGAATGGCATCATTCCCGGTGGAAGGATCAATGCCATTGTAACGGACCATCAACAAATACGGTGGTTTGGTACAGACTCGGGTTTGGTGCGATTTAATAATACGACATGGACAAAATATACTACTGAAAATAGCCTATTACCCAGTAACACAATAACCGCCTTATGCTACGACGTTCGCGGCAATTTATGGGTTGGAACGGCGGATGGAATTATTGTATACAACGAAAACGGAGTAGAGTTCTGAACGAAGTTTATTGAAACCTGACACTACGCTCCTTAGCAGACCGACCTCGCAAATGTAATCCTTTCTTGTTGCCGTCCGTCGAAAAGTGCAACATGCCCACCCCAGCCTCAAACTAGCCAACACTTTTAAGTCTTCATTTCTTCATTTGGGTTTCAATGATACCCCTTATTGTTCGTAATGACCTTTCCCCACGTAGGCCTCATCAGATCACGTGTGAACCATCCACAACGAACCCGGACAACCGCAACGCAAATGTCAACGGCATAGCCGAAGTTGTGTCTCGCGGGAGTGATCATTATTATTGAGAAACGACAATGAAAGAAATGCCAGACACCAAACCGCCCCGGATAAGAAAGAGCTTCATCGGACACGGCTTAGGCATCGGAGCGGGAATCGGTGCAGCTATTGGTGCAGCGGTGATTCAAAGTCTGCTCGGACATTCCGATATCAGGACGACGTTGGTTTGCGACAAGATTACGGTGGAGAAAATGAGGAATGATCTTTTGAAGCTCGATCGTCCGCGTTGAGGTATTATAGAGGGGGACTGTAGCAAGAACGTTGCAATCCCTTCTTTCTACCTCGAAATCACCTACAATCAATCAGGAAATGCAGAAAGACAG contains:
- a CDS encoding two-component regulator propeller domain-containing protein, which gives rise to MKLPTSLGKLIALILTYVSTGLALDQLDVLTQYGHDAWNEERGLPQSSVSSIVQTPDGYLWLGTQEGLARFDGVKFDVYDKSKTSAMRSNFVSCLLVARDSTLWFGTKGGGFNSYKNGVFKNFSTNDTLPGGSVVSLLQTKDGAIWIGTMGDGLIRYKENQFRKFTREDGLIYLSIFGLCEDRDGTVWVGAPRGLSKYQNGKFTICGAAEGFPGGFVTVIHEDRSGILWIGLENGGLVRNSHGVYTTFSIKDGLSSNSVMSLCDDPQGNLWIGTRGGGINRLTGKVFSSYSSKEGLVSDAVISVFVDREGSLWFGTDGGGLNRFKETKFRAYGKEEGLASDFVMPIVEDSRGDVWVGTSGSGLSRYRDGKFTCFTTKEGLSSNSIHALYAGDQGTLWVGTSGGGLNRYDGRKFVRYDTSAGLSNNFVSSICGGSRGEVWVGTRYGLDCFQGGKWKTFTMENGLSSNFVNCLLPASGGGLWIGTSGGGLDFYDGSKFTNYTRNRLIDDAVIWTMYEDTDGVLWVGTNGHGLYRLKDGKSVAITTSQGLFDDMVFSILEDGSHNLWMSCNKGIFRVSKRDLDAFAGGAIERVTCVSYGKADGMRSRECNGAFQPAACKTRAGEFWFPTIKGAVTVDPEHLKLNPYPPEVSIESAILDQEPVDPARAVELTPEHGTYEFHYTGLSFTAPEFVRFKYKLEGFDADWVDAGFRRSAYYTNLKPGTYTFRVMASNSDGVWSESGASCGFTVLPTFSQTPFFFTLCALGALLVIFGIHSYRLRWVRSRELTLLVDRRTSDLRDEKERSEAAYLSIKSAQEKIREQEALLDKAQEAIFVQGLDGVIQFWNQGAARLYGYPAGTAVGKDAATLLHDEPPELVSKACREVIERGEWRGELQQLTRDKKPLIIESRWSLVRDEETGAPKSVLVINNDVTEEKKMEAQFLRTQRMQSLGTLAGGIAHDLNNVLAPILLSIEVLRIKATDESSLRALQTLEVSAQRGAGIIKQVLAFSRGVEGERGLVELKYVVSELEKIVKDTFPRSIRISTHVPKDLWQVSGDATQLYQVLMNLCVNARDAMPDGGELAIRLENRFLDEFYARTHQDAHSGNYLVMSVSDTGTGIPREVLDKIFEPFFTTKELGKGTGLGLSTAIGILKSHGGFVNVYSEVGHGTKFDVYLPATGAPAEKAAVLHDKMPLPRGNGELVLVVDDEPAIRDINASMLKNYGYEVILAGDGAEAVKMMSAYKGRVKIVITDMMMPVMDGSAAIKRIREIDASIRIVAMSGLMGDQKISEIGDTKNVKFLQKPFTTERLLRTLQETMAHN
- a CDS encoding two-component regulator propeller domain-containing protein — encoded protein: MKVTCCVVLLHLILVFEMIQPGCKEQDILPPPPPGPAWRVFHKSDTTLLDNKINAITVALDGSVWISTDLGASYFQRGSWGWVRDSLYGYRVNSIVEAKDRSIWFCLSGGGVMRYRPFALSGAIWQRFTEPDLIYDVVNSSAADRSARTQYGELWFTSVFGISRFVQTSTESGSWFKYSQNDSGQHVSQFPTNSFLVALTKPDDNTIWFGAEKGGAVFVTYGLANLQWNVLGPLFGDPRVISIGFDLFQHVWIGRDAGGVSTIDFKTYTWTEYNSQTTNGIIPGGRINAIVTDHQQIRWFGTDSGLVRFNNTTWTKYTTENSLLPSNTITALCYDVRGNLWVGTADGIIVYNENGVEF